DNA sequence from the Penaeus monodon isolate SGIC_2016 chromosome 28, NSTDA_Pmon_1, whole genome shotgun sequence genome:
TTGGGAATAATTTAATGGAGAAAATGTTTGTGTGGGCAATGGGACAGCATACNNNNNNNNNNNNNNNNNNNNNNNNNNNNNNNNNNNGGAGAAAGGACCCATGTGATTCACTCCTGGGTACGAGTGGGGGGGGACAGCAGAAGGGGGAACAGATCTCTGGAGGGGGGAGGCTGAGTACGCCCTAGAGGGGGCAGGTGACAGGGGGGGCCCAGAACGAGATGGCGAAGCAGATACGGCGCGGGTCAGATTGGGAGAGGCTGGAAGCGGTGACCGACTAACCACACCGTTGCCACCATNNNNNNNNNNNNNNNNNNNNNNNNNNNNNNNNNNNNNNNNNNNNNNNNNNNNNNNNNNNNNNNNNNNNNNNNNNNNNNNNNNNNNNNNNNNNNNNNNNNNNNNNNNNNNNATCATGTTGCAATTGTTGTAACTGAGGTTGCAGAGGGATATGGTTAACGCGGTCGTGGCTGTGCGCCTCTGGAGTGCGACTCCGTCTTCTGGGCGCAACANNNNNNNNNNNNNNNNNNNCAGAGTCAGTTNNNNNNNNNNNNNNNNNNNNNNNNNNNNNNNNNNNACTACTACTGGGGGCACTTGGGGGTCGACTGCTGGAGCGCGAGGCTCGGGGgagtaaaggagaggaaaatatacTTACTCTCTGAGGGGAGCTCCGAACCTTGTCTTCCGTCTGGCGGCACACTTCTGCAATGTGGAAGAGATCGTACTTTCTATCTGACATGATTAGANNNNNNNNNNNNNNNNNNNNNNNNNNNNNNNNNNNNNNNAATGATTTACTTCAACCTTATAACTCAATACCACAACCTCACAACTTAAAACTAACTTGATTTACGTGACTGCAACAATGAAAACAAGTATTACACACATTGATAAATCTAAGTtggaattgttatcatcataaccattattacaaCAGCATACTTCCCCTTTAGCAACAGACCTTTAAACCAAGCTGAGACATCCACTTTCATACTTTCATATTTCTTGATAAATGGATAGTCGAGTAGTTTCTTGTACTTTGGGCGTTGGCGGTATTCCTTAATAAGGCtgcaagaaatggaagaaaacggaATGGTTTACTTATAAAGGCTTACACACTTCCAGCTGTGAAATCATCNNNNNNNNNNNNNNNNNNNNNNNNNNNNNNNNNNNNNNNNNNNNNNNNNNNNNNNNNNNNNNNNNNNNNNNNNNNNNNNNNNNNNNNNNNNNNNNNNNNNNNNNNNNNNNNNNNNNNNNNNNNNNNNNNNNNNNNNNNNNNNNNNNNNNNNNNNNNNNNNNNNNNNNNNNNNNNNNNNNNNNNNNNNNNNNNNNNNNNNNNNNNNNNNNNNNNNNNNNNNNNNNNNNNNNNNNNNNNNNNNNNNNNNNNNNNNNNATGAAatccagaaaaacaaaacaagcatgACTGGATCTTTTAATCACATACATCTGTCTGACAAACAGTCCATTAACTTGACACCCTGACAATGAAGCATCAACATGGTGGAATAACCATCCCAAGTCTCATCTTATTTGTGAACTGAAATTAactttcaaaagaaaaacaaaatccgaGACATCTTGCCTATCTTTTAACAAACTCTTACAAAATCTTCTGTCGGAAGATTTTGTATGATAGCCAGTGTCTTCCCACTCACACAAATCTCAATCAGTTAGGGGGGGTTGCCTGGTCTAGTACAAATTGGGGGACATAGGATTTGCATAAGTATTCTAACATTAACCTACGTCACATTAGNNNNNNNNNNNNNNNNNNNNNNNNNNNNNNNNNNNNNNNNNNNNTAATGAGTCAACTGGGAGGACCTAGTCAAATGCAAACTGGGGGACATAGCACTTGCAAGACAAGTGTTCGACCACTGACCTACACCACATCTAAACGGCACAGAGAGAAAACCAAAACTAACAAACCCAGTATACGGCTAAATACAAGACAAAAGTAATGAGATCTGAAACTCACCAATCTTAAACAAATTCACAGAATTCAGGACTAAAGTTTCCATCTTTGGGAAGAGATGGTGGATCGTCTTGTAGAACCTTGGTCAGCACCTGTGGGGTATATGATTcgttacaataatgaaaatcacaATATACAATATTCTTCATGTATATTAAACANNNNNNNNNNNNNNNNNNNNNNNNNNNNNNNNNNNNNNNNNNNNNNNNNNNNNNNNNNNNNNNNNNNNNNNNNNNNNNNNNNNNNNNNNNNNNNNNNNNNNNNNNNNNNNNNNNNNNNNNNNNNNNNNNNNNNNNNNNNNNNNNNNNNNNNNNNNNNNNNNNNNNNNNNNNNNNNNNNNNNNNNNNNNNNNNNNNNNNNNNNNNNNNNNNNNNNNNNNNNNNNNNNNNNNNNNNNNNNNNNNNNNNNNNNNNNNNNNNNNNNNNNNNNNNNNNNNNNNNNNNNNNNNNNNNNNNNNNNNNNNNNNNNNNNCCAACAACCAAAAACGAAGGACACCAACCTCAAAGTCTTGCGACAATCTTTATATGGAAACTGCCCGTAGCAAGCTTACTAGAGTGATGCCCAAACTCCAAACATCAGCACGAATATCATAATCCGGCCTTGCGGGGTCTGGCGGGTCTATCCGTTCTGGCTGCAAGAGAATAACGACAccatcaaaataaaatacaatggaAGGAGGAATATTCCAACTCTAAGGAAATTCTAACAGTACCGGTGCAATGCCATCTTATTAAAGGCACGAAACAAAAATACTTCTATAATAACTAAATGTAGAGTTAAATAATGCCCTAACCTTTATGTAGTATACAAAGTAATCAAATCTTTAAGAAACTCCCAAAAAACATCTAAGACTATAATTCTAACATTAACCCAACCATGAAGAGAGCCCCCAGTGCTACACCAAACGTGTCAgggtacaagggaaagatcagcaaCAAGAACAAATAAAATTACTCTGCTTTCTATGCTCTAAGCGCatcacaaaaaaatcttttagatAATGAGGCTAAAAATGATGCTTTAATCCCACTTTTGAGAGGGTATTTCTCAACGAATGCAGCTGGAGCCACACAAGCAACACAACTTTGAGAGCACAACTTCGAGCAGGCAAGACAGCACATGATATAAAGACTGTCATTATGGCATGAGGGATGGTCTACCACGACTGACAGGACATCAAAGCGTTAAGTTCTCAAGAAATTACTCATACAGGTTCAATACCCTACTCAAAATCAGGGCAAAATTGGAAAAACATCCTAATCACATCTTTcatagacacaaccacacacagactaCTCACCGCCATGTATGCCGCGCAACCAGCACTACGAGTCTTAGCCTTAGAATCGACTAGTCTCCCTGAGATCCGAAGTCACAAAGTTAATGTTACCACGTTCATCTAGAAGGATGTTTGAAGGCTTGACGTCACGATGGATGACACCGTGGGATTCCTTAAGGTAGTGGAGAGCCTTTAGGGTCTGGTGAGGAAAAAGACATTACAGNNNNNNNNNNNNNNNNNNNNNNNNNNNNNNNNNNNNNNNNNNGATATGTCAANNNNNNNNNNNNNNNNNNNNNNNNNNNNNNNNNNNNNNNNNNNNNNNNNNNNNNNNNNNNNNNNNNNNNNNNNNNNNNNNNNNNNNNNNNNNNNNNNNNNNNNNNGAAATTAACAATCGTTGATGAATAAGCATTTATNNNNNNNNNNNNNNNNNNNNNNNNNNNNNNNNNNNNNNNNNNNNNNNNNNNNNNNNNNNNNNNNNNNNNNNNNNNNNNNNNNNNNNNNNNNNNNNNNNNNNNNNNNNNNNNNNNNNNNNNNNNNNNNNNNNNNNNNNNNNNNNNNNNNNNNNNNNNNNNNNNNNNNNNNNNNNNNNNNNNNNNNNNNNNNNNNNNNNNNNNNNNNNNNNNNNNNNNNNNNNNNNNNNNNNNNNGAATACTCCTTAGGTTGGGCCTGTCCCAATGTTAAAACAACCTGGACTACTGACACTAGTGAACAATTTACTAATACTCCACACCTAAAAATCCATAAGCTACCCAAAACTGCACACAGATCTGACCCAACACCAGGGACACGACCTGCAAGGTACTCACAGCAACAGAAATTTTGCCGAGGATAGGCTCAGGTATCGGCCGCTTGTAACGCTGGTGAGCTTGTCCAGACAGGTGGCCATGAGCTCCATACAGATCCAGACGTCTGAATCTGTGACGAAGCATCCTAGACACTGTACTATGTAGGGGCAGTCATGGGATTTTAATACAACCTCCAAGTCAAAGAAGACTCGCTTGGTCTCTTCTAGGTTACCCGACCGTCGCATTtgctgaggaggaaagggaaaggaaaatgacagGTTATTAACAAACTATTAACTAAGGATGAATTAAGATTTAATTAAATAAGAATTTATTAAGATTTAATCAAATAAGAATTAATTAagatttaattataaaaacaatgaataaatacaggtaagagaaaagaaaaatgatgaataagCTAACAGAAAATAAGTCAAGATAAACATCAATCTTTCAAGaatttaaaaatgaatgaaaaattaacCCAACGCCGCTGGGTGGTTTCCCGATACGAAAGCCCTCCCTCCCGGACTGTATTTGTAGTGGCCTAGGCCCACAGCTGGGTGATCATCCCAGCATCACAACGTGCGCTACACGATCGTAAATACANNNNNNNNNNNNNNNNNNNNNNNNNNNNNNNNNNNNNNNNNNNNNNNNNNNNNNNNNNNNNNNNNNNNNNNNNNNNNNNNNNNNNNNNNNNNNNNNNNNNNNNNNNNNTAACATTTTCCGTAAGCAATACAGTCATCAAACAATTGGACAACATACCTTAACAGCGATACTTTCTTTGAAGATTTGTGTAGCATTTTGACAACGTTGCCTGATGTGCCATTACCTAATTCTGATATGTACTCCATATCTTCTATGGTACTATTATAACtctgaaatgaaaatatgaaaacaattatGTGTTTACTggaaaaacaataacagtttAAAGTCTTTGAAAAAAGGTAAGAACTGTTTCTTCAATTGATCAAAGGCTTTACTCACATCCCACATTTAATTACTCATGAATCAAAAAATTGAAATTACAATAAAACTCACTAACATGTACACTTATTTAATCGTATTttaagagaggaggaagtggagcagaaggagaaggaagaggaggaggaagaggagggagaggagaatgaagaggagaaagaaaatgaaaaagaagaaaaagagtgaagaaaagaaagaataaagaaaaaaagtaaaagaatggagactgggaaaagaagaaagaaaaggaaaaaaaaaattaaataaaaaaataaagaaacaggaaaacagaaagacaagaaagaaaaatacaaagaggaagacagaagacAACTCACCTTGCTTTCTATTAttaaattcccattttttctcgTGATTTCTTTGACGTGTGCATCTAATTCTGAGGGGTCTGACTGCTGTTGTTTGGGTTCGAATACCAAAGGCAGTTCGATCTGGGCCGGTCTCTCTGGCGTCCTGAGATTGTGCTGGGGCGCCCTGGCAGTCTCCCGTCCATTATGGGAACTGGAAGCAAAACAAAAGCGCGGACTTGTAAAGGGTTCAGTTGGGGGAGTGAAACGAACAGCTCTGAGAACCACAACGTTTAGTAACATAAATCTTATTTTGGGNNNNNNNNNNNNNNNNNNNNNNNNNNNNNNNNNNNNNNNNNNNTTATTGTTAAATCAGGGACCAGTCAAAGCTCTACCTTGTCTGNNNNNNNNNNNNNNNNNNNNNNNNNNNNNNNNNNNNNNNCTATCTATCAATTTCTTCCAACAATATTGGTTATCACTGGACTCTCATGTTCCTATAAAAAATTTGCTATGACATTCAtcaaagagcaaaagaaaaaaaatagagaatgcaATCCATTCCANNNNNNNNNNNNNNNNNNNNNNNNNNNNNNNNNNNNNNNNNNNNNNNNNNNNNNNGACATTATgagcaaaaatttttattctaacaGTACAAAAGCATCTTCTCTACTCTGACCATCAGCTGGAATTATGTAcaagctttgtttttgttttcctgacACTATCAAGGTCACTGGAAGGATCAGCCTCTGTAcaagttgtttgttttgtttcctaaGACTTTCAAGGTCACTGGAAGGATCAGCCTCTATCACACTAGATCAACTCCCTACATTAACATATCAGAGGCCTGTGCTATTTCCAACCACACAGGGAATACTAACTCCATGTTGACGGGAAATNNNNNNNNNNNNNNNNNNNNNNNNNNNNNNNNNNNNNNNNNNNNNNNNNNNNNNNNNNNNNNNNNNNNNNNNNNNNNNNNNNNNNNNNNNNNNNNNNNNNNNNNNNNNNNNNNNNNNNNNNNNNNNNNNNNNNNNNNNNNNNNNNNNNNNNNNNNNNNNNNNNNNNNNNNNNNNNNNNNNNNNNNNNNNNNNNNNNNNNNNNNNNNNNNNNNNNNNNNNNNNNNNNNNNNNNNNNNNNNNNNNNNNNNNNNNNNNNNNNNNNNNNNNNNNNNNNNNNNNNNNNNNNNNNNNNNNNNNNNNNNNNNNNNNNNNNNNNNNNNNNNNNNNNNNNNNNNNNNNNNNNNNNNNNNNNNNNNNNNNNNNNNNNNNNNNNNNNNNNNNNNNNNNNNNNNNNNNNNNNNNNNNNNNNNNNNNNNNNNNNNNNNNNNNNNNNNNNNNNNNNNNNNNNNNNNNNNNNNNNNNNNNNNNNNNNNNNNNNNNTAAACATCAGACAAAATTTGTGGCAACTTCAAAACCCCAttctaaaatatatgtgtggagaTTATCAAATGTAATGGACTGGTAATAAAAGCCGATGTTCTTAGGAGGATTTAGTAAAACAATACTGAATGAAATATCTAAGATgcgataaataaagataaacattaaaacaacaaaattaatttacGATAATCNNNNNNNNNNNNNNNNNNNNNNNNNNNNNNNNNNNNNNNNNNNNNNNNNNNNNNNNNNNNNNNNNNNNNNNNNNNNNNNTGCAAGAGGTGAAAAAGAATATTTTGACGTACGGTATCCTCCTCTACGGAAATGTCATATGTACACATTGATTACCCAGTACTCCTCAGTNNNNNNNNNNNNNNNNNNNNNNNNNTGCCGCCTATCCGAAGTAGCTAACCACTGCTGTTTTCTGCTATTTAGACATGAATTAAGAAAGATAAGACTATGAAGTATTCTAATTTACCTTCTCTAATTCCCTCTACATTACCTAACACTTTATAATCATACTTTCAAATGTTGTAATTGCTGAAActcatttaaaataaatttactgCTTTGCTTGGAAAATCTCAGTCATGTGCAATAAAGGAACATAAGAGCCATTGAAGATATGTCTATGAAACATTTATGAGTGATATGCTGTTGTTTACAAATACATGTACAGATTGAAAATTACACATAACAGGAAGTACTTGATATCTGTACAAAATGTATTGTAGATTATACAAAGTATACAAAAAATTTGCCCTTAACAGGTCTCAGAGAAGGCTAAGCACTGGGTGTTATTCCTCTCACTGTCTATAGGTATTCTATCATCTTTGGTAAAGAAAAGTCACTGGCACAGTTTCATTTACACAATCATAGTCTTACTTAGTCAATAAAACAAGTGTATGTAATTGCTTAGGTAAtatgtgcatgcttgtgtgttcTGTGAAGCAGTCATAACACATTTATGTAACTTGTCTAATGTGCTGGGTTCATGCTGTACAAAAGTGTacataaaaacaaggaaagaacaagaaaacaaatgaatatgcaaaatgcttacatcatatatgtgtatattttgtttttccctttgtttcatttacatatctgataatatgatataacccTTATAAATACATTTCAATCTATAACTTTTAGATAAGATAATTCACAATCACTAATATCAAAAGTCAATAAATCCAGATTTCATGACAATGTCAAAGTCAACACCAACTGTCTATATCAGAAGCATTTACGAATATCAATTCCATTTGATAGATCCCTAtactgaagggggagaggggaggataagtCAGCTtcacaaaattgataaaaaaacaaaataatcacgCACCAAATAAAGACACACAGGACATTCCAGAGACCACAGGTTTCTAATTCTGGAATGCAAGTCGGCAgtcaagagaaggaaaaatctGTTCCAAGGCGCCTTTCCTGCCATTACATGTCAAGGCTTCAACGCACAATAACAACAGACACAAATCAAGCAAAGAACACTCGTACAGTCATCTTATTAACGGtcatttatcctttattatccACAAAAAGAACCGACGCACTGAGACATGCTGTAGCCTCTGTACTACGTGGTTCAATGAAGGCTACTAATCACCTCCACCACCCACACTACGACAACATATCACCTGACAATACATCGCTCTACCCGTGATTGGTGATTGACACATGAAGCGCAGAGGCCCAGGCAATGGTTGATAAGCATGCAAATCTGCAGACTGACAAGCACTTATTGGCTAACCCTTGCCTTGTATATTNNNNNNNNNNNNNNNNNNNNNNNNNNNNNNNNNNNNNNNNNNNNNCTgtactttttatgattattgtcactAATCCATGAGTATCATCGAGNNNNNNNNNNNNNNNNNNNNNNNNNNNNNNNNNNNNNNNNNNNTTTTCACATCTCAACAAAACCGCATATATCCATTACATTATATTCCCTACTNNNNNNNNNNNNNNNNNNNNNNNNNNNNNNNNNNNNNNNNNNNNNNNNNNNNNNNNNNNNNNNNNNNNNNNNNNAATCACTCGTCAATCTTCAACGAATTAATAACAGAGACAAACACTTTAAAACCTTTTCCTTCTCACTATATCTCCCTAAATATCAACAGCCAGTGGCATTTAGCAGCATTACGCTAATACAGATGCAAGACTAACCCTTTCTACACTCAGTCTTACATTCTCACTTGNNNNNNNNNNNNNNNNNNNNNNNNNNNNNNNNNNNNNNNNNNNNNNNNNNNNNNNGAATGTGTGGATGCAATGTAGATAAATGGATGCATGTTAGAGTACAAAAATATGCNNNNNNNNNNNNNNNNNNNNNNNNNNNNNNNNNNNNNNNNNNNNNNNTCTATGTCCTCAATCACGCTTTAAAACCAATAAATACAAAAACCTAGCCCTATTCTGGCCGTCGTTTCTGTCTCCCGACTCGCAGTATCATCAACAACGAAAAACATTCTCCTTAATAAAGTACTTGATTCACGCCATGTCAATGTAAAATCCTAATAATGCTAACACATTCTAGCGGATTATCTCTGGGACGCGAGAAATTCCCTTCGTAATGATTTATTCCGCGCAAAACATTCACATCACCGACAGCTCTTCCcttaaaacacaagaaaaaactgGGTATAACTTTGCACTTATGTTGCAAGAAACGTTTATCGAAAAAACGATATAACCTAAAAcaccacaaacataaaaaaaaaaacaatataacctAAAACACCACAAACATTAAAACATCTTTCGAGACAAGTTACACCCCCCGAAAAGACAAGACAAAAGTTGTTCCTTNNNNNNNNNNNNNNNNNNNNNNNNNNNNNNNNNNNNNNNNNNNNNNNNNNNNNNNNNNNNNNNNNNNNNNNNNNNCTTTTGACTCTCACAAGCCTGGAAAATGACACTAGGagagactaataaaaataatttcaaggTCTTTGCTACGTGAGGAATGTTAATGACAAGGTCTTTCTCTCGAGCAGAAGGAGGCTACCAAGTCAAAATACCAATATAGAATCNNNNNNNNNNNNNNNNNNNNNNNNNNNNNNNNNNNGCCtcacaaacaaccaacaaaacggagagaaaaacggccaagcaaccccctccccccattcaatAAAGGATAAAATACAAAGCAAATGTCAACAGgagggattaaaaagaaaaacacataaaaaaaaatgtaaatagtgCTCCCCAGAGGCAGAGAAAAGCCTCGTTTCTCAGCCTCTCGGCCGCCGCGGGGGACGAATCACCccaggaagaggaaaaacgagcGAGAGAAACGAGCGAGAAACGAGCGAGAAACGCGAGCAGAGGCGCAGATCAGGCGGAAACAGCCCACTCCTCCCCAAATCATGTGATCTCCCCGCCGCTGACAGCCCGAAATGGGGCCCACCTCCCCAGTGCCTCGGCCCCAAGGCCCAATTCCCCGCGAGATTCGGGGCTGAAGGGCTCCCCGGGGGCAGGGCGAGGCCGCCAGCCCCCTAAAGAGCCCCGAAAACCCGCGAAATAAGGGCGAGAACCACCACGACCGCAGCTCAAACCTCGgcgaaaaaaaaacctccccaaaaacaaaccccacagaacgcgtaaaaaaaaaaaacaaaccccgatTGAAACCCCCAACAGCCCCCGTCCCTCACGTCGGAAACCCCGTCCCGAGCGGCGCNNNNNNNNNNNNNNNNNNNNNNNNNNNNAAAACCCCTCGGAGAGCGAGAAATAACCCGAAAACCCCTCGTTCGCAAANNNNNNNNNNNNNNNNNNNNNNNNNNNNNNNNNNNNNNNNNNNNNNNNNNNNNNNNATTAAACCTCCCTAAACCCCCACTCACGCGTCTTGGGTTTCCTCTCCGACCCCGGCCTGCTCCGCGTGAAGTCCGGGTTTTAAGGCGGTGCTGATCCTGTCGCGCGAATTGGACTCATCTCGGCCTGCAGTCGCGTCCCGATGCCTTGGATGCGGTCCTGGAGGGAGCTCAGCGTCGCCATTTTTGTTTCCTTCGGCCCAGGGGCGGAGGCGGAGCCATCTGGCGGCCGCCGCGGCAACNNNNNNNNNNNNNNNNNNNNNNNNNNNNNNNNNNNNNNNNNNNNNNNNNNNNNNNNNNNNNNNNNNNNNNNNNNNNNNNNNNNNNNNNNNNNNNNNNNNNNNNNNNNNNNNNNNNNNNNNNNNNNNNNNNNNNNNNNNNNNNNNNNNNNNNNNNNNNNNNNNNNNNNNNNNNNNNNNNNNNNNNNNNNNNNNNNNNNNNNNNNNNNNNNNNNNNNNNNNNNNNNNNNNNNNNNNNNNNNNNNNNNNNNNNNNNNNNNNNNNNNNNNNNNNNNNNNNNNNNNNNNNNNNNNNNNNNNNNNNNNNNNNNNNNNNNNNNNNNNNNNNNNNNNNNNNNNNNNNNNNNNNNNNNNNNNNNNNNNNNNNNNNNNNNNNNNNNNNNNNNNNNNNNNNNCTCGAGGGtcgcacgcactcgcacgcaGTTTCCNNNNNNNNNNNNNNNNNNNNNNNNNNNNNNNNNNNNNNNNNNNNNNNNNNNNNNACGTGGCTGCGGGTTGGGATGTGTTTGAACTGCGGTTTACACGAGTGCGTGCAGGGAAGTACACGCACGGACGGGCCAAGGACAGGGGACACGTCCTGACTTGTACAAGTGCGTGTATGCCCACAAATACACGCACGGAACATAAACGGACGAAAGCAAACAGGTGGACGGACGAACACAGACATAATACACTCAAGTAAGTCAAAAAGTCGAACATAATGGTGATACATAGAAGTGAATGTACACGTACAGAAACAGGCTACAGAAGACGGACACGTACACAAGGACAGACGGAGGGGGTACGGACAGGCATGCACGgacaatacaaaaaagaaaatcattgggGACTGATATCCGCACGCCCCGCACACAGAAGCACGtagcacacaaacccacacatggAAAGAAATATGTGCAGTACATGATTGCACAGAAGGTAAGGACAACATGGGACGTACGGACGCGCACCCCCTTACAAAAAAAGGTTCAAATATGTATTTGCAGACTCCCCGATCACNNNNNNNNNNNNNNNNNNNNNNNNNNNNNNNNNNNNNNNNNNNNNNNNNNNNNNNNNNNNNNNN
Encoded proteins:
- the LOC119590893 gene encoding LOW QUALITY PROTEIN: dual specificity mitogen-activated protein kinase kinase 7-like (The sequence of the model RefSeq protein was modified relative to this genomic sequence to represent the inferred CDS: inserted 5 bases in 3 codons; substituted 1 base at 1 genomic stop codon; added 159 bases not found in genome assembly), with the protein product MDDLESLRKQNKQLVQRLILPVTLIVSGKQKQSLYIIPADGQSREDAFVLAVRFTPPTEPFTSPRFCFASSSHNGRETARAPQHNLRTPERPAQIELPLVFEPKQQQSDPSELDAHVKEITRKNGNLIIESKSYNSTIEDMEYISELGNGTSGNVVKMLHKSSKKVSLLRYQMRRSGNLEETKRVFFDLEVVLKSHDCPYIVQCLGCFVTDSDVWICMELMATCLDKLTXRYKRPIPEPILGKISVATLKALHYLKESHGVIHRDVKPSNILLDERGNINFVXLRISGRLVDSKAKTRSAGCAAYMAPERIDPPDPARPDYDIRADVWSLGITLVSLLXGQFPYKDCRKTLRLVLTKVLQDDPPSLPKDGNFSPEFCEFVXDCLIKEYRQRPKYKKLLDYPFIKKYESMKVDVSAWFKEVCRQTEDKVRSSPQRPLPSNLPAPPCVPPRLSKDRGEQSSSSSGGGAGGSNGQQQPPDPPSRSSTHL